The Balneola sp. genomic sequence AATACAGGCGTAGCTATCGCCGATAATGCGGCGGCTATGTTTTGGAACCCTGCCGGGCTCGCTTTTCAAACCGGAAACCAGGTTAGTATTACCCACTCCAACTGGTTAGCTAACTTCAATGTAAGCGACCTGTTTTATGACTACCTGGTAGGTAAGTATTATGTGGAAGGCATCGGTACAATTGGTGCACACATAACCTTCCTGAATTTAGGTGAGCAAGTAGTTACTAATGAAACCAGCCCTGATCCTATTTCCCGATTTAATAGCTATGAATTGGCTTTTGGAGTTTCTTATGGGTATAAAGTAAATCAAAACCTGGCACTAGGTACGAGTGTCCGCTTAATTTATTCGAGTCTTGCAAATGGTACTTCCGTAGGTGCCCAAAAGGTAAATCCGGGAAGTAGTGTGGGAGTTGATTTAGCGCTCTTGTATAAAACTAATCCTTTCATGATTGGAACCAATGAAGCGAGATTCAGTACAGGGTTCAATCTTTCTAACCTCGGGCCAGGAATCCAATACACCGATAATGCCCAAAAAGATCCCCTTCCTACCGTACTTCGCTTTGGTATTGCTTTCGATTACAATCTGGACCCGGAAGGCTTCAACAGAATTACTGTAGCAGCCGATGTTTCCAAAATTATGGCTCGAAAAGAAGAAGTGATCTCCACACAGGGAGGCATTACAGATACCACATTTGTAGCTTCTGGCCCTATTGAATCCCTATTCCAGTCTTGGGATACCTATACAAGATTTGATGGACAACAAAATGTAGAGCTTAGCTTGCTTGAGCAATTTATGATCGGTGCCGGTGCCGAATACTGGTACAATAATCTCTTTGCTTTGAGGGGCGGTTACTATTACGAAGACCCTAATAATGGAGACCGAAAGTATATTACCTTTGGTGCAGGTTTGCGCTATAACTCATTCGGAATTGATTTCAGTTATATTAAAACATTAGAGTCTGATCACCCGTTAGCAAATACACTTAGATTTAGCGTTCTACTCGATTTTTAGCCCCGAATGAATCCTAACCCGAATTTTAAAAAGAGCATGTTGGCACTGGTAAGCATGCTCTTTTTGTTTAACCTCGATACTGCCACTGCACAGCAGTTTGAAATTAAGCGTACTCACGCTATTTCATCACCTTCTCAGGAGGCATTTCTTCCTGCTATTGGTATGCTTGATGTAATTGCAGTAATGGTTGAATTCCAACCGGATAGTAATCGACTTACTTCCGGTACTGGGATATTTGGGTCGGATGGTATGGATGGACTGCCCTACCTCAGTCGCCAGGATCAAACCTTTATCGATCCGCTACCTCACAACGCTTCTTATTTTGAAGCCAAACTGGAATTTGCAAGAAATTATTACGCTAAGTCTTCAGATGATCTATTGACCATCAACTATCGTGTTCTCCCAACTGTCTATCAGCTCGATAAGAAAATGGAGGAATACTCTCCAATTGGCGAAACTTTTAGTACCGAAAAACTTGCTGAGTTTTTACTTGATGTATGGACTGAAGTTGAAGAGCAAGGTGGCTTCAATACAACAGGACTCGATCCGGAGACAACGGCCTTTGTAGTATTTCATGCAGGAGTAGGCAGAGATGTGGAACTAACAGGTACTACCCTGGATATCACCCCATTTGATATTCCTTCTATTAATATGAGAGAACAAGAACTAGAGAGATGGCTAGGAAATGATTTTGAAGGCTTCCCTATCAATGGTGGTTCTTTTATGGTCAAAAGCTCGATGATCATGCCCAGAACTGAATCCAGAAGAGGCGAAGATATTCAGGAAAATGAAATTGTATTTCCACTTTCAATAAACGGTCTTTTATGTGCTTCTATCGGCAGTCATTTAGGGCTTCCGGATCTTTTCAATACTGAAACCGGGGAACCTGCTATCGGGCGTTTTGGGCTTATGGATGGAGCTGGATTTTTCTCCTATAACGGACTTATCCCACCTGAACCATCAGCATGGGAAAAAGTTTACCTTGGGTGGGAAACCCCCTTCACAATTACAACTAGTAGTACGGATAGTATTTTTTTGCCAGCTGCAAGTCTGGATGAACCTAATAGCATTGCTAAATACGAGCTCTCGTCTACCGAATATTTTTTGATAGAGAACCGGCACCGTGATATTGATGGAACAGGAGTCACCATTACTACCCAACGACCTGATGGAAGTATCACTCAAAAAACCTTTACCAATCAGGATGAAGCTTTTGTATTTCAGGAAAGTGATTTTGATTCCTTATTGGACCAGGGAAGCATCATCAACGTAAGTAATTTTGACTGGAGTCTTCCTGGAGGAATCGATATTGGTGACGACGAGCGAGAAGGAACCGATGATGATAGACAGTTGAACGGTGGAATGTTGATCTGGCATATTGATGAAGCTGTAATTAACCAACAATTAAGTACAAGCAGAGTAAATGCCGATCCTCTACTCAGAGGTGTTGATCTCGAAGAGGGTGATGGAGCTCAGGATATCGGAAGAGAATCAATCCTGTTGGATAATAGTCCAAATTTTGGTTTTGCCTTCGATTTTTGGTGGAGCGGAAATAACTACCGAGTAATTACCCAAACCGGAAGTATTGATTTGAATCCGGATAATGTTTTTGGACCTGAAACTTTCCCAGACAATAGCTCAAATTCTGGAGCCTTTTCTGGATTTGAATTCTATGACTTTTCGGATAACGTGCCCATGGCTTCATTCAGAATAAGAGAAAGTGTCGATTCGGAATTGGTATTTAGAAAAATATTGGAAGACAAAATTTCTGATGGCGTATTCTACACACCAGAAAATTCATACTGGGACTATTATCCGCTAGGCCTGATTGTAAGAGTAAATACTGTTGATTCCTTAATAGTAATTCCAACATCTACGGATTTATTTCTCTGGCCTACTGATTTAAGTGGATCATTTTTCATTTTTACGAGAAGTTCAAATCAACAACCACTTAATGGAAATAATCTGGTTATAAGTGAAAATCCTTCTCTGGAAAGCACACTTAACGTACTGGCATTCAACAATGATCAACTCAACAATGGCACCTATCTTTGGGGTACAACCACTCCTGCTAACAACTCTTTCATGAGTTCTCAGTCAGGCACTATTATCGATCTGGATTTTACCAATTCATCGATAGATGCAGCCAATGGAGGTGTAATTGATAACACTTCGGGTTTTGAATTTAGATCTGAAATAATAAACCAGAGATTTTTAGGCATAGACGGAGGTACTGTTTCTTTCGAAGGAGAAAATCTATCCGATTACATCTCCACTGCTACCGGTCGTCTTTTCGGAGGAACCATTTCTTCAAATCTTGGCAATTTTTACTACTTATTCGAAGACGGTGCATTCACAATTGTAGATCCTTTAGACAGTGATTCATTTATTCCAATTTTTGAAGAAGAAAAGGCAGAATGGCCTGCGATTATAGATGAAGGATATATTTATCGTATAAACCGATCGGAGAATACTCTTGAAGGGTATAATTTTAGTGGAGCTTTACTTCCCGATACTCCAATCCTGGCTCCGGAAGGTTTTCAGCTTATAGGCACCCCATTAGTCGCAGATATTACCGGAGATAATATCCAGGACTTGATCGTAGTAGGCCAAACCGATTTTTCAGTAAATATCTTTGCATTCGAAACCAATGGAAATCCTATCGAAGGCTTTCCTCTTCATGTAGGTGGTTCTGTAGGAAAAGATACTCAACCTATTCACCCGGTAATCCATGAGGACAGGCTTTACGCAACGAGTCATACTGGAGATCTCAAAATATGGGAGCTGACTAATTTTACTTCGAGTCAGTGGCCTGGCAGATATGGTTCGAACCAACTGAATAAGGTCTCTGCATACATCACGTTCAGCGATACACAATCCGGTTCTTTTTCGGTACTAAATAAGAATGAGACTTATAACTGGCCAAATCCTGCCGACCAGGTGACGAATTTACGCTTCGAAGTAGAATCACCCGGTGGAACAGTAGATATTACTATTATTGATTACTCTGGAAGAGTTGTATTTGAACGTACAGTTGAAGCCAGAGGCGGAGTGCCCGAAGAAATTTCCATTTCTACCAATAATTGGGGAAGTGGTGCTTACTTTGCTCGTGTTAAAGCTACTGTAGAAGGAAGATCTGAATCGAAAGTGGTAAAAATCGGAGTAGCCCATTGATGAATAAGCTTCCTATCCTGATATCACTTTTACTGTTTGTAGGAATTTCTATTCCGGCATGGTCTCAAACTGATCCACGGTTCTACGATTATCCCCAAAACCATTTGAAGTGGTATTCCATTGAAAGTGATCATTTTATTGTTCATTTCCAGGAAGGGAATAGCCGCTCGGCTCAAGTAACATCCAGAATAGCCGAAGAGATTTATGGACCAATTACTTCGCTTTATAAGTATGAGCCTGATACTAAAGTAAGTATCGTACTGAAAGATCGTGAGGATTATTCAAATGGTGCTGCTTATTTCTTTGATAACAAAATTGATATTTGGGTCCCATCTCTCGATACCCCGTTAAGAGGGTCACATAACTGGCTACGTAATGTGATAACTCATGAATTTGTTCATATTGTACAAATTCAGGCAGCTCTAAAAAGGGAACGAAAGTACCCTGCCTTGTATCTTCAATGGCTTTCTTATGAAAAGGTACGCAGACCGGATGTGCTCTATGGCTTTCCTAATGGAATCGCCTCCCTCCCTTTTGCATCGGTTAATGTTCCTGCATGGTTTGCTGAAGGAACAGCACAGTATCAAATAGAAGGATTGCTATACGATACCTGGGATAGCCATCGTGATATGATCCTAAGAACCAGAATCTTGAGTGATACCTATTTCAACCTCATTGAGATGGGTACCTTCTCCTCTAAAACCAGTATTGAGCGAGAAACTGTGTATAACCAGGGCTATGCTTTTGTTAT encodes the following:
- a CDS encoding T9SS C-terminal target domain-containing protein: MNPNPNFKKSMLALVSMLFLFNLDTATAQQFEIKRTHAISSPSQEAFLPAIGMLDVIAVMVEFQPDSNRLTSGTGIFGSDGMDGLPYLSRQDQTFIDPLPHNASYFEAKLEFARNYYAKSSDDLLTINYRVLPTVYQLDKKMEEYSPIGETFSTEKLAEFLLDVWTEVEEQGGFNTTGLDPETTAFVVFHAGVGRDVELTGTTLDITPFDIPSINMREQELERWLGNDFEGFPINGGSFMVKSSMIMPRTESRRGEDIQENEIVFPLSINGLLCASIGSHLGLPDLFNTETGEPAIGRFGLMDGAGFFSYNGLIPPEPSAWEKVYLGWETPFTITTSSTDSIFLPAASLDEPNSIAKYELSSTEYFLIENRHRDIDGTGVTITTQRPDGSITQKTFTNQDEAFVFQESDFDSLLDQGSIINVSNFDWSLPGGIDIGDDEREGTDDDRQLNGGMLIWHIDEAVINQQLSTSRVNADPLLRGVDLEEGDGAQDIGRESILLDNSPNFGFAFDFWWSGNNYRVITQTGSIDLNPDNVFGPETFPDNSSNSGAFSGFEFYDFSDNVPMASFRIRESVDSELVFRKILEDKISDGVFYTPENSYWDYYPLGLIVRVNTVDSLIVIPTSTDLFLWPTDLSGSFFIFTRSSNQQPLNGNNLVISENPSLESTLNVLAFNNDQLNNGTYLWGTTTPANNSFMSSQSGTIIDLDFTNSSIDAANGGVIDNTSGFEFRSEIINQRFLGIDGGTVSFEGENLSDYISTATGRLFGGTISSNLGNFYYLFEDGAFTIVDPLDSDSFIPIFEEEKAEWPAIIDEGYIYRINRSENTLEGYNFSGALLPDTPILAPEGFQLIGTPLVADITGDNIQDLIVVGQTDFSVNIFAFETNGNPIEGFPLHVGGSVGKDTQPIHPVIHEDRLYATSHTGDLKIWELTNFTSSQWPGRYGSNQLNKVSAYITFSDTQSGSFSVLNKNETYNWPNPADQVTNLRFEVESPGGTVDITIIDYSGRVVFERTVEARGGVPEEISISTNNWGSGAYFARVKATVEGRSESKVVKIGVAH